A single genomic interval of Neisseria leonii harbors:
- the nuoH gene encoding NADH-quinone oxidoreductase subunit NuoH — protein MMQDFFQSLLGNDLGLIVSIIVKIVIILAPLILTVAYLTYFERKVIGYMQLRVGPNVTGPFGLIQPFADVLKLLFKEVTRPKLSNKALFYIGPMMSLMPAFAAWAVIPFNEEWLLTNVDAGLLFILMITSLSVYGTIIAGWASNSKYAFLGAMRSSAQTISYEIAMGAALVCVVMVSGSLNFNEIVAAQAEGMAGGSLFSWNWFALFPAFVVYLISAVAETNRAPFDVAEGESEIVAGFHVEYSGFAFALFFLAEYIFMILIAALTALMFFGGWLSPFPQSWGMIGAPSALWMFAKMAAVLYFYLWIRATFPRYRYDQIMRLGWKVLIPVGFVCIVVLAAWMASPLSLWK, from the coding sequence ATGATGCAAGATTTTTTCCAGTCTTTATTGGGTAACGATTTGGGACTGATTGTGTCGATTATCGTCAAAATCGTCATCATTCTGGCACCGCTGATTCTGACCGTGGCCTATCTGACTTATTTCGAGCGCAAAGTCATCGGCTATATGCAGCTGCGCGTCGGCCCCAACGTGACCGGCCCGTTCGGCCTGATCCAGCCGTTTGCCGACGTATTGAAACTGCTGTTTAAGGAAGTGACCCGCCCGAAACTGTCGAACAAAGCCCTGTTCTATATCGGGCCGATGATGTCGCTGATGCCGGCGTTTGCCGCATGGGCGGTGATTCCGTTTAATGAAGAATGGCTGCTGACCAATGTCGATGCCGGTCTGCTGTTTATCCTGATGATTACTTCGCTGTCGGTGTACGGAACCATTATCGCGGGCTGGGCTTCCAATTCCAAATATGCGTTTCTCGGCGCGATGCGCTCTTCCGCGCAAACCATTTCGTATGAAATTGCCATGGGCGCGGCTTTGGTGTGCGTGGTGATGGTGTCGGGCAGCCTGAACTTTAACGAAATTGTGGCGGCGCAGGCAGAGGGTATGGCGGGCGGTTCGCTGTTTTCGTGGAACTGGTTCGCGCTCTTTCCCGCCTTTGTGGTGTACCTGATTTCCGCCGTGGCCGAAACCAACCGCGCCCCGTTCGACGTGGCCGAGGGCGAAAGCGAAATCGTGGCGGGTTTCCATGTGGAATACTCCGGCTTTGCTTTCGCGCTGTTTTTCTTGGCCGAATACATTTTCATGATTCTGATTGCCGCACTGACCGCACTGATGTTCTTCGGCGGCTGGCTGTCGCCTTTCCCGCAGAGCTGGGGCATGATCGGCGCGCCGTCGGCACTCTGGATGTTCGCGAAAATGGCCGCCGTGCTGTATTTCTACCTGTGGATCCGTGCCACTTTCCCGCGCTACCGCTACGACCAAATCATGCGCTTGGGCTGGAAAGTGCTGATTCCCGTGGGTTTTGTCTGCATTGTGGTTTTGGCGGCCTGGATGGCTTCGCCGTTGAGCTTGTGGAAATAA
- the nuoG gene encoding NADH-quinone oxidoreductase subunit NuoG: MLQIEIDGKQIAVEQGATVIEAAHKLGTYIPHFCYHKKLSIAANCRMCLVEVEKAPKPLPACATPVTDGMVVHTHSPKAKEAQQGVMEFLLINHPLDCPICDQGGECQLQDLSVGYGKTASRYTEEKRSVTPKDMGPLVSAAEMSRCIHCTRCVRFTEEIAGMQEIAMANRGEFSEIMPFVGKAVESELSGNVIDLCPVGALTSKPFRYDARSWELSRRKTVSPHDALGSNLIVQTKEHTVRRVLPLENEAVNECWIADRDRFAYEGLYHESRLKTPKIKHDGQWHEVDWPTALDYVKKTLECIQKSDGRDAVGIWANPANTLEELYLTQKLARGLGIRHLAARLREQDMRVSAALQGAAWLGQSIEDLAANEAVLIIGSTLRQEQPLLTARLRRAAKNGMALSIVAAQKETLHMPLDAQEVLHPNDWAGFVAGLAEAESSYITGALSQAARAAVLLGAEAQNHPDYAAIYAAAQDLAERTGATLGILPQAANSVGAERLAFDSGDSIAQMTASPKQAVWLMNVEPDIDTAGGRAAVEALKQAQSVMAFSAYESDVLREVCDILLPVAPSAETSGSFINMEGRLQSFHGVVRGLGESRPLWKVLRVLGNVFGLDGFDFDNSESVLKEAVPRLIDMDNRAALSASAARYTAAQLVRTGGTAIYSSDAQVRRSAPLQATVQAAVPAARVHSRTLAVLGFSDGQTVLAKSGAGAVNVVLAADDGLPENVVHLPLYPALADLGGMMNAIELAGA, translated from the coding sequence ATGTTACAAATCGAAATCGACGGCAAACAGATTGCGGTGGAGCAGGGCGCGACGGTCATCGAAGCGGCGCACAAGCTCGGCACTTATATCCCGCATTTCTGCTACCACAAAAAACTGTCCATCGCCGCCAACTGCCGCATGTGTCTGGTGGAAGTGGAAAAAGCACCCAAGCCGCTGCCTGCCTGTGCCACGCCGGTTACAGACGGCATGGTGGTGCACACCCATTCGCCCAAAGCCAAAGAAGCGCAGCAGGGCGTGATGGAGTTTCTGCTGATCAATCACCCGCTGGACTGCCCGATTTGCGATCAGGGCGGCGAATGCCAATTGCAGGATTTGTCGGTGGGTTACGGCAAAACCGCCAGCCGCTATACCGAAGAAAAACGCTCGGTAACACCCAAAGACATGGGGCCTTTGGTTTCTGCTGCCGAAATGAGCCGCTGTATCCACTGCACCCGCTGTGTGCGCTTTACCGAAGAAATTGCCGGTATGCAGGAAATCGCGATGGCCAACCGCGGCGAGTTTTCCGAAATCATGCCCTTTGTCGGCAAAGCGGTGGAAAGCGAACTTTCGGGCAACGTGATTGATTTGTGCCCCGTCGGCGCGCTGACCAGCAAACCGTTCCGTTACGATGCGCGTTCGTGGGAATTGAGCCGCCGCAAAACCGTTTCACCGCACGATGCCTTGGGCAGCAACCTGATTGTGCAGACCAAAGAACACACCGTGCGCCGCGTCCTGCCCCTGGAAAACGAAGCGGTGAACGAATGCTGGATTGCCGACCGCGACCGTTTCGCCTACGAAGGTCTGTATCACGAAAGCCGTCTGAAAACGCCGAAAATCAAACACGACGGCCAATGGCACGAAGTGGATTGGCCGACCGCGCTGGATTATGTGAAAAAAACGCTGGAATGTATCCAAAAATCAGACGGCCGAGATGCGGTGGGCATTTGGGCCAATCCGGCCAATACGCTGGAAGAGCTGTATCTGACTCAGAAACTGGCACGCGGTTTGGGCATCAGGCATCTGGCTGCCCGTCTGCGCGAGCAGGATATGCGCGTGTCGGCCGCATTGCAGGGCGCGGCATGGCTGGGTCAGTCGATTGAAGACTTGGCGGCCAACGAAGCCGTGCTGATTATCGGCTCGACCCTGCGTCAAGAGCAGCCGCTCTTAACCGCCCGCCTGCGCCGTGCGGCCAAAAACGGCATGGCGTTGAGCATTGTGGCGGCACAGAAAGAAACCCTGCATATGCCGTTGGACGCACAGGAAGTGCTGCACCCGAACGACTGGGCGGGTTTCGTAGCCGGTTTGGCCGAAGCGGAAAGCAGTTATATTACCGGCGCATTGTCGCAGGCCGCCCGTGCGGCCGTGCTGCTGGGCGCAGAAGCGCAGAACCACCCCGATTATGCCGCCATTTATGCCGCCGCTCAGGATTTGGCGGAGCGCACCGGTGCGACTTTGGGCATTCTGCCGCAGGCGGCCAACAGTGTCGGCGCGGAACGGCTGGCATTCGACAGCGGCGACAGTATCGCGCAGATGACGGCTTCGCCCAAACAGGCTGTTTGGCTGATGAATGTGGAGCCGGACATCGACACCGCAGGCGGGCGTGCCGCCGTGGAAGCTTTGAAACAGGCCCAAAGCGTGATGGCGTTCAGCGCGTATGAAAGCGACGTATTGCGCGAAGTGTGCGATATTCTGCTGCCGGTTGCGCCTTCGGCCGAAACTTCGGGCAGCTTTATCAACATGGAAGGCCGTCTGCAGTCGTTCCACGGCGTAGTGCGCGGCTTGGGCGAATCGCGCCCGCTGTGGAAAGTGCTGCGCGTGTTGGGCAATGTGTTCGGTTTGGACGGCTTTGATTTCGACAACAGCGAGAGCGTGTTGAAAGAAGCCGTGCCGCGCCTGATCGATATGGACAACCGTGCCGCGTTGTCTGCGTCTGCCGCACGATACACGGCGGCGCAACTGGTGCGCACCGGCGGTACGGCGATTTACAGCAGCGATGCCCAAGTCCGCCGTTCCGCACCCTTGCAGGCCACCGTGCAGGCGGCCGTACCTGCCGCCCGCGTACACAGCCGGACGCTGGCCGTACTCGGCTTTTCAGACGGCCAAACCGTTCTGGCTAAAAGCGGCGCGGGGGCGGTAAACGTTGTGCTGGCTGCCGATGACGGCCTGCCGGAAAATGTGGTGCATCTGCCGCTTTATCCCGCGCTGGCGGATTTGGGCGGCATGATGAATGCAATCGAATTGGCAGGAGCCTGA
- the nuoF gene encoding NADH-quinone oxidoreductase subunit NuoF — MAIYRSGVIFDQVDTRQPDCWTLAAYEARGGYRALRKILAENIPQTGVIEEVKASGLRGRGGAGFPTGLKWSFMPRSFPGTKYVVCNTDEGEPGTFKDRDIIMFNPHALIEGMIIAGYAMGAAAGYNYIHGEIFEGYQRFEAALAEARQAGLLGSNILGTGFSFELFAAHGYGAYICGEETALLESLEGKKGQPRFKPPFPASYGLYGKPTTINNTETFASVPFIIRDGGQTFADKGCVNAGGTKLFSVSGHVERPGNYEIPLGTPFAELLDMAGGMRGGKKLKAVIPGGSSAPVLPADIMMGLTMDYDAIAKAGSMLGSGAVIVMDEDVCMVKALERLSYFYFEESCGQCTPCREGTGWLYRVVHRIATGKGRPEDLDLLDSVGNNMAGRTICALADAAVFPVRSFTKHFRHEFEHYIEHGKPMKAHQWGGW; from the coding sequence ATGGCTATTTACCGATCCGGCGTGATTTTCGACCAAGTCGATACCCGCCAACCCGACTGCTGGACGCTGGCCGCCTACGAGGCGCGCGGCGGTTATCGGGCTTTGCGCAAGATTCTGGCCGAAAACATTCCGCAAACCGGAGTGATTGAAGAAGTGAAAGCTTCCGGCCTGCGCGGGCGCGGCGGTGCGGGCTTCCCCACCGGCCTGAAATGGAGCTTTATGCCCCGTTCGTTTCCCGGCACCAAATATGTCGTCTGCAACACCGATGAGGGCGAGCCCGGCACATTCAAAGACCGCGACATTATTATGTTCAATCCGCACGCCTTAATCGAAGGCATGATTATTGCGGGTTACGCCATGGGCGCGGCGGCGGGCTACAACTATATCCACGGTGAAATTTTCGAGGGCTACCAACGCTTTGAAGCCGCGTTGGCCGAAGCCCGCCAAGCCGGACTGCTCGGCAGCAATATTCTGGGTACGGGTTTTTCATTCGAGCTGTTTGCCGCCCACGGCTACGGTGCCTACATCTGCGGCGAAGAAACCGCCCTGCTGGAATCGCTGGAAGGCAAAAAAGGCCAGCCGCGCTTCAAACCGCCGTTCCCCGCTTCATACGGCCTCTACGGCAAACCCACCACCATCAACAACACCGAAACATTCGCTTCTGTGCCGTTTATTATCCGCGACGGCGGCCAGACCTTTGCCGACAAAGGCTGCGTCAATGCGGGCGGTACCAAGCTGTTTTCCGTTTCCGGCCACGTGGAACGCCCCGGCAACTATGAAATCCCGCTGGGTACGCCGTTTGCCGAGCTGCTGGACATGGCAGGCGGTATGCGCGGCGGCAAAAAACTCAAAGCCGTGATTCCCGGCGGATCGTCCGCACCCGTTTTGCCCGCCGACATCATGATGGGGCTGACCATGGATTACGATGCCATCGCCAAAGCCGGTTCGATGCTCGGGTCGGGCGCAGTCATCGTGATGGACGAAGACGTGTGCATGGTGAAAGCCTTGGAGCGTTTGAGCTATTTCTATTTTGAAGAATCCTGCGGCCAATGCACCCCCTGCCGCGAAGGCACGGGCTGGCTTTACCGCGTCGTCCACCGCATAGCCACGGGCAAAGGCCGTCCCGAAGATTTGGACCTGCTCGATTCCGTGGGCAACAACATGGCCGGGCGCACCATCTGCGCATTGGCCGATGCGGCCGTTTTCCCCGTGCGCAGCTTTACCAAACACTTCCGCCACGAGTTCGAGCACTACATCGAACATGGCAAACCGATGAAGGCGCATCAGTGGGGCGGCTGGTAA
- a CDS encoding DUF4411 family protein, whose amino-acid sequence MERYLLDSNIFIQSSFLEYRFSFCGGFWELLEMLHNAGKVFSIRAVKQELTKKDDKLAQWIGMLPDEFFRDERTKEAQVCYGELMNWAVSNSQFTETAKNKFASEHADPWLVSYAAANGMKIVTHERYDPNIKKSVKIPNAAKQVGVECVDLYDFLELVSENNFQMKKFE is encoded by the coding sequence ATGGAGCGTTATTTGTTAGATAGCAATATTTTCATTCAGTCATCTTTCTTAGAATATCGTTTCTCATTTTGTGGTGGTTTTTGGGAGTTGCTGGAAATGTTGCATAATGCAGGGAAAGTGTTTTCTATTCGTGCGGTAAAGCAGGAGTTGACTAAGAAAGATGATAAGTTAGCGCAATGGATAGGGATGTTGCCTGATGAGTTCTTCCGCGATGAAAGAACGAAAGAAGCTCAAGTTTGTTATGGTGAATTAATGAATTGGGCAGTAAGTAACTCACAATTTACAGAGACAGCTAAAAATAAATTTGCTTCTGAACATGCAGATCCATGGTTGGTTTCATATGCGGCAGCAAATGGCATGAAAATTGTTACGCATGAAAGATATGACCCTAATATTAAAAAATCAGTAAAAATTCCAAATGCAGCTAAACAAGTTGGAGTGGAATGCGTGGATTTATATGATTTTTTGGAGTTGGTCTCAGAAAATAATTTCCAAATGAAAAAATTTGAGTAA
- a CDS encoding ImmA/IrrE family metallo-endopeptidase, producing the protein MSSIDYHVSTAMLDWIAETQATDRNGLAGLIAPKKRQKFLEGIINQSQADKLIKMANIPFGFLFLKQPPSENFGKPSLPDFRIVQDSEPLSADFYTVLSDINDKVDWYRDYLSQTDRLPENLPFVGKFSLKNTAEKIAADIAETIGYDVTERRKLSKDGYFSYISSLLEQVGILVFKNGIVGSNTHKKLNVCEFRGFAIADKQVPAIFINGADAASAQLFTLLHETAHIWLGVSGVSNPDPTNENKTEQLCNRVAAEFLVPSSEFTSAWKSETSIEENLERLARQFHVSKYVIVIKAYQNKLITLQEWRKIRQEVLSTPKKEGTGGNPYANIPLRNSKRFTQTVLRAAMGKEILLREGAKLLNTTPATMVELYKRNKGKD; encoded by the coding sequence ATGAGCAGCATAGATTACCATGTGTCCACCGCTATGTTGGATTGGATAGCTGAGACGCAAGCCACTGACAGAAATGGCTTGGCAGGGCTTATTGCGCCTAAAAAACGTCAAAAATTTCTTGAAGGCATTATTAACCAAAGTCAGGCTGACAAGTTGATTAAGATGGCAAATATCCCATTCGGCTTTCTCTTTTTGAAACAGCCGCCGTCTGAAAATTTTGGGAAACCGTCTTTGCCTGACTTCCGTATTGTTCAAGATAGTGAGCCATTGTCCGCAGATTTTTATACAGTATTAAGCGATATTAACGACAAAGTTGATTGGTATCGCGATTATTTGAGTCAAACTGACAGGCTGCCTGAAAATTTACCGTTTGTTGGCAAATTTAGTTTGAAAAATACGGCAGAAAAGATTGCTGCTGATATTGCAGAAACTATTGGTTATGATGTAACCGAACGTCGAAAACTCAGTAAAGATGGGTATTTCAGTTATATCAGTAGTTTATTGGAGCAAGTTGGAATTTTAGTATTTAAAAATGGAATTGTTGGCAGTAATACGCACAAAAAATTAAATGTATGCGAGTTTCGTGGCTTTGCTATCGCTGATAAGCAAGTACCTGCCATTTTTATCAATGGAGCAGATGCGGCATCTGCACAACTATTTACTTTGTTGCATGAAACGGCACATATTTGGTTGGGAGTAAGTGGCGTTTCTAATCCAGACCCAACCAATGAAAATAAAACTGAGCAACTTTGCAACCGTGTTGCTGCAGAATTTCTTGTTCCAAGTAGCGAATTCACAAGTGCATGGAAATCTGAAACGAGCATTGAAGAAAATCTAGAAAGATTAGCAAGACAGTTTCATGTTAGTAAATATGTGATTGTTATTAAAGCTTATCAAAATAAACTGATAACTCTACAAGAGTGGCGGAAAATTCGGCAAGAGGTATTAAGCACTCCAAAAAAAGAAGGTACTGGTGGAAATCCTTATGCCAACATTCCGTTACGCAACAGTAAGAGATTTACTCAGACCGTTTTACGGGCGGCGATGGGTAAAGAAATCTTGTTAAGAGAAGGTGCAAAGTTATTGAATACGACACCGGCGACAATGGTTGAACTTTATAAACGTAATAAAGGGAAAGATTGA
- the nuoE gene encoding NADH-quinone oxidoreductase subunit NuoE, producing MLSAESLQQIDTELAKYPADQRRSAIMGALRIAQTEKGWLSVETIEYVAGYVGIPPAAAYEVATFYNMYDLAPVGKYKLTVCTNLPCALRGGVDAADYLKSKLGIGFGETTPDGRFTLLEGECMGACGDAPVMLLNNHKMCSFMTEEAIEKKLAELQ from the coding sequence ATGTTGTCCGCAGAATCTTTACAGCAGATTGATACCGAGCTGGCCAAATATCCGGCCGATCAACGCCGCAGCGCGATTATGGGCGCATTGCGTATCGCTCAAACGGAAAAGGGCTGGCTGAGCGTCGAAACGATTGAATATGTTGCCGGTTATGTCGGCATTCCGCCTGCCGCTGCCTACGAAGTCGCCACGTTTTACAATATGTACGACCTTGCCCCCGTCGGCAAATACAAACTCACCGTCTGCACCAACCTGCCCTGCGCCCTGCGCGGCGGTGTCGATGCGGCCGATTATCTGAAAAGCAAACTCGGTATCGGCTTCGGCGAAACCACGCCCGACGGCAGATTTACGCTGTTGGAAGGCGAATGTATGGGCGCGTGCGGCGATGCCCCCGTGATGCTGCTGAACAACCACAAAATGTGCAGCTTTATGACCGAAGAGGCGATTGAGAAGAAATTGGCGGAGTTACAGTAA
- a CDS encoding NADH-quinone oxidoreductase subunit D: MATKLRNYTINFGPQHPAAHGVLRMILELEGETIVRADPHIGLLHRGTEKLAETRTYLQTLPYMDRLDYVSMMVNEQAYCLAVEKLAGIDVPLRAQYIRVMFAEVTRILNHLMGIGSHALDIGAMTVFLYAFREREELMDLYEAVSGARMHAAYFRPGGVYRDLPDFMPKYESSKFRNAKVLKKLNEAREGTMLDFIDAFTQRFPACVDEYESLLTDNRIWKQRTVGIGVVSPERALQKGFTGVMLRGSGIEWDIRKKAPYDAYADMDFDIPVGLNGDCYDRYLCRINEMRQSNRIIKQCVDWLRANPGPVITENHKFAPPKRADMKEGMEDLIHHFKLFTEGMHVPEGETYTAVEHPKGEFGIYLISDGANKPYRLKIRAPGFAHLQGMDEMARGHMLADVVAIIGTQDIVFGEVDR, encoded by the coding sequence GTGGCCACTAAACTCAGAAACTACACCATCAACTTCGGCCCGCAGCACCCCGCCGCCCACGGCGTATTGCGCATGATTTTGGAGTTGGAGGGCGAAACCATCGTCCGCGCCGACCCGCATATCGGCCTGCTGCACCGCGGCACCGAAAAACTGGCCGAAACGCGCACCTATCTGCAAACCCTGCCGTATATGGACCGTTTGGACTACGTATCCATGATGGTGAACGAGCAGGCCTATTGTCTGGCGGTGGAAAAACTGGCGGGTATCGACGTGCCGTTGCGTGCGCAGTATATCCGCGTGATGTTTGCCGAAGTTACCCGTATCCTCAACCATCTGATGGGTATCGGTTCGCATGCGCTCGACATCGGCGCGATGACGGTATTTCTCTATGCCTTCCGCGAGCGCGAAGAGCTGATGGATTTATACGAAGCCGTTTCCGGCGCGCGTATGCACGCAGCCTATTTCCGCCCCGGCGGCGTGTACCGCGACCTGCCCGATTTCATGCCCAAATATGAGTCGAGCAAATTCCGCAATGCCAAGGTATTGAAAAAACTCAACGAAGCGCGCGAAGGGACGATGCTCGATTTTATCGATGCCTTTACCCAACGTTTCCCCGCCTGCGTGGACGAATACGAAAGCCTGCTGACCGACAACCGCATCTGGAAACAGCGTACCGTCGGCATCGGTGTGGTATCGCCCGAGCGCGCGCTGCAAAAAGGCTTTACCGGCGTGATGCTGCGCGGTTCGGGCATCGAGTGGGATATCCGCAAAAAAGCCCCGTACGATGCCTATGCGGACATGGATTTCGACATTCCCGTCGGCCTCAACGGCGACTGCTACGACCGCTATCTCTGCCGCATCAACGAGATGCGCCAATCCAACCGCATTATCAAACAATGTGTCGATTGGCTGCGTGCCAATCCCGGCCCGGTGATTACGGAAAACCACAAATTCGCTCCGCCCAAACGTGCCGATATGAAAGAAGGCATGGAAGATTTGATCCACCACTTCAAGCTGTTTACCGAAGGTATGCACGTTCCCGAAGGCGAAACCTATACGGCCGTGGAACACCCCAAAGGCGAGTTCGGCATCTACCTGATTTCAGACGGCGCCAACAAGCCCTACCGCCTGAAAATCCGCGCCCCCGGCTTTGCCCACCTGCAAGGCATGGACGAAATGGCGCGCGGTCATATGCTGGCCGACGTGGTGGCCATTATCGGTACACAGGACATCGTGTTCGGCGAAGTGGACCGATAG
- a CDS encoding NADH-quinone oxidoreductase subunit C, with protein sequence MDLEDLQRAVLEILGGKAAGVSCALGEITVECAAGDYTEVMRTLRDHEALHFESLIDLCGVDYSTYKNEAWTGRRFAVVSHLLSVRHNRRIRVRVWAENDDLPVVDSVTGIYSSADWYEREAFDLYGILFNNHPDLRRILTDYGFVGHPFRKDFPISGHVEMRYDEAEKRVIYQPVTIEPREITPRIVREEHYGGH encoded by the coding sequence ATGGATTTGGAAGATTTGCAACGCGCCGTCCTGGAAATATTGGGCGGCAAGGCAGCCGGTGTGTCGTGTGCTTTGGGCGAAATAACCGTCGAGTGCGCTGCCGGAGATTACACAGAGGTCATGCGCACTTTGCGCGACCACGAAGCCCTGCATTTTGAATCGCTGATTGATTTGTGCGGCGTGGATTACAGTACCTACAAAAACGAAGCGTGGACGGGGCGGCGTTTTGCCGTGGTCAGCCACTTGTTGTCCGTCAGACACAACCGCCGTATCCGCGTACGCGTTTGGGCGGAAAACGACGATTTGCCGGTGGTCGATTCGGTAACCGGCATTTACAGCAGTGCCGACTGGTATGAGCGCGAAGCCTTCGATTTGTACGGCATTCTGTTCAACAACCACCCCGATTTGCGCCGCATCCTGACCGATTACGGCTTTGTCGGCCACCCTTTCCGCAAAGACTTCCCGATTTCCGGCCATGTGGAAATGCGTTACGACGAAGCGGAAAAGCGCGTGATTTACCAACCTGTTACCATCGAGCCGCGCGAAATTACGCCGCGCATTGTCCGCGAGGAGCATTACGGTGGCCACTAA
- a CDS encoding NADH-quinone oxidoreductase subunit B family protein, whose product MGIEGVLNKGFVTASADTVLNYVRTGSLWPVTFGLACCAVEMMQAGAARYDLDRFGIIFRPSPRQSDLMIVAGTLCNKMAPALRRVYDQMAEPRWVLSMGSCANGGGYYHYSYSVVRGCDRIVPVDVYVPGCPPTAEALIYGLIQLQGKIKRTYTIARH is encoded by the coding sequence ATGGGAATAGAAGGCGTTTTGAACAAAGGCTTTGTTACCGCCAGCGCGGATACGGTGCTGAACTATGTGCGCACGGGTTCTTTGTGGCCGGTAACATTCGGTCTGGCCTGCTGTGCGGTGGAGATGATGCAGGCCGGTGCGGCGCGTTACGACCTTGACCGTTTCGGTATCATTTTCCGCCCCTCGCCGCGCCAGTCGGATCTGATGATTGTGGCCGGTACGCTGTGCAACAAAATGGCACCCGCATTGCGCCGCGTGTACGACCAAATGGCCGAACCGCGCTGGGTGCTGTCGATGGGCTCGTGTGCCAACGGCGGCGGTTATTACCATTATTCCTATTCTGTGGTGCGCGGCTGCGACCGCATTGTGCCGGTGGACGTGTATGTTCCGGGCTGTCCGCCCACGGCCGAAGCGCTGATTTACGGCCTGATCCAACTGCAAGGTAAAATCAAGCGAACTTATACCATCGCCCGCCATTAA
- the ndhC gene encoding NADH-quinone oxidoreductase subunit A, with translation MLANYFPVLIFLAVGLIAGIVFLLLGNILGPKHHYAEKDAPFECGFEAFENARMKFDVRYYLVAILFILFDLEVAFVIPWAVVYKELMAETGMFAFWPMFVFIVVLTVGFVYEWKKGALEWE, from the coding sequence ATGTTGGCCAATTATTTTCCCGTACTCATCTTTCTTGCGGTCGGTCTGATTGCCGGTATCGTGTTTCTTTTATTGGGCAATATTCTCGGCCCCAAACACCATTATGCGGAAAAAGACGCGCCGTTCGAATGCGGTTTCGAGGCATTTGAAAACGCGCGCATGAAGTTTGACGTACGCTATTACCTGGTGGCGATTCTGTTTATCCTGTTTGATTTGGAAGTCGCTTTCGTCATCCCCTGGGCCGTGGTGTATAAAGAATTGATGGCAGAAACAGGCATGTTTGCGTTTTGGCCGATGTTTGTGTTCATCGTCGTGCTGACGGTGGGCTTTGTTTACGAATGGAAAAAAGGTGCGCTGGAATGGGAATAG